The following proteins come from a genomic window of Aspergillus luchuensis IFO 4308 DNA, chromosome 3, nearly complete sequence:
- the PPG1 gene encoding serine/threonine-protein phosphatase (COG:G,T;~EggNog:ENOG410PHZF;~InterPro:IPR004843,IPR029052,IPR006186;~PFAM:PF00149;~go_function: GO:0016787 - hydrolase activity [Evidence IEA]), which yields MPGLPASIDLDECIERLYRKELLADSVIEAICAKAKELLMKESNVVHIAAPVTVVGDIHGQFFDMIEIFKIGGFCPNTNYLFLGDYVDRGLFSVETISLLVCLKLRYPQRVHLIRGNHESRGVTQSYGFYTECARKYGNANVWHYFTDMFDFLTLSVVINDQIFCVHGGLSPSIHSIDQIKIIDRFREIPHEGPMADLVWSDPDTERDEFSLSPRGAGYTFGAQVVRKFLEVNSMSHILRAHQLCQEGYQVLYDDRLSTVWSAPNYCYRCGNLASVLEVSDTGERYFNIFDAAPENDIHRGEQQAQQNKDGQSPVIDYFL from the exons ATGCCTGGATTACCAG CTAGTATCGACCTCGACGAGTGCATTGAGAGACTCTACCGGAAAGAGTTGCTGGCAGACTCGGTGATCGAAGCGATATgcgccaaggccaaggaatTGTTGATGAAAGAGAGCAATGTCGTCCACATTGCGGCTCCGGTCACGGTGGTCGGAGATATCCACGGACAGTTCTTCGACATGATTGAGATATTCAAGATCGGAGGGTTCTGTCCCAATACAAACTACTTGTTTCTTG GCGACTACGTTGATCGAGGCTTGTTCAGCGTGGAGACAATCTCCCTCCTCGTGTGCTTGAAACTGCGATACCCCCAGCGCGTCCATCTTATCCGCGGCAATCACGAGTCGCGTGGTGTAACGCAATCATACGGATTCTACACGGAATGCGCGCGCAAATACGGCAATGCCAACGTCTGGCATTACTTCACGGATATGTTCGACTTCCTGACCCTGAGTGTGGTCATCAATGACCAGATCTTCTGCGTCCACGGCGGcctatccccatccatccactccatcgACCAAATCAAAATCATCGACCGGTTCCGCGAAATCCCACACGAAGGTCCCATGGCTGATCTAGTTTGGTCGGATCCCGACACCGAACGGGATGAATTCTCCCTGTCGCCACGTGGGGCGGGCTATACGTTCGGTGCGCAGGTCGTCCGCAAATTCCTCGAGGTCAACAGCATGTCGCATATCCTACGGGCTCACCAGCTGTGTCAGGAGGGGTATCAAGTTCTCTACGATGACCGGCTCAGTACGGTCTGGAGTGCACCGAATTACTGTTACCGGTGCGGAAACCTGGCTAGTGTCCTGGAGGTTAGTGATACAGGCGAACGGTATTTCAATATCTTTGACGCCGCGCCGGAAAATGATATCCATCGGGGCGAGCAGCAGGCGCAGCAGAACAAGGATGGCCAGAGTCCGGTGATTGACTACTTTCTGTGA
- a CDS encoding rho GDP-dissociation inhibitor (BUSCO:EOG09264KK7;~COG:T;~EggNog:ENOG410PFBP;~InterPro:IPR024792,IPR000406,IPR014756;~PFAM:PF02115;~go_component: GO:0005737 - cytoplasm [Evidence IEA];~go_function: GO:0005094 - Rho GDP-dissociation inhibitor activity [Evidence IEA]): MTDHEEDLVASQTEGFKVGEKKTIEEYQNLDKNDESLNRWKASLGLATGTPIGDPNDPRKCIIKSLALEVEGRPDVVIDLSTPNALDTLKDKPFKIKEGAVFHIKVVFQVHHEVLSGLKYLQVVKRKGIRVSKDEEMLGSYAPSTTDKPFYEKKFNAEEAPSGMISRGHYNTVSKFVDDDNHTHLHFEWSFDIAKDW; the protein is encoded by the exons atgACCGATCACGAAGAAGATCTCGTTGCCTCCCAGACCGAGGGTTTCAAGGtcggagagaagaagaccattGAAGAGTACCAGAACCTTG ACAAGAACGACGAGTCTCTCAACCGCTGGAAGGCCTCTTTGGGTCTGGCCACTGGAACTCCCATTGGCGACCCCAACGACCCCAGAAAGTGCATCATCAAGTCCCTTGCCCTGGAGGTGGAAGGACGCCCCGATGTTGTGATTGACCTGTCTACTCCCAATGCGCTCGACACCCTCAAGGACAAGCCCTTCAAAATCAAGGAGGGTGCCGTCTTCCACATCAAGGTCGTCTTCCAGGTGCACCATGAGGTTCTGAGCGGTCTCAAGTACCTTCAGGTAGTGAAGCGCAAGGGTATCAGAGTTAGCAAGGACGAGGAGATGCTG GGAAGCTACgcccccagcaccaccgacaAGCCCTTCTACGAGAAGAAAT TTAACGCCGAGGAAGCCCCTTCGGGCATGATCTCCCGTGGCCACTACAACACTGTATCCAAGTTcgtcgacgacgacaaccacACCCACCTCCACTTCGAGTGGTCCTTCGACATCGCCAAGGACTGGTAG
- a CDS encoding KilA-N domain-containing protein (COG:S;~EggNog:ENOG410PJ33;~InterPro:IPR003163,IPR036887,IPR018004,IPR037548;~TransMembrane:1 (i416-433o);~go_component: GO:1990862 - nuclear membrane complex Bqt3-Bqt4 [Evidence IEA];~go_function: GO:0003677 - DNA binding [Evidence IEA];~go_process: GO:0070197 - meiotic attachment of telomere to nuclear envelope [Evidence IEA]), producing MVRSLPKKNNPLILADVAPAYDELISRRRLGKTNLAVKPTQVGTSNATKPENLGPFEYAHLRAPLPRDLKGSEIFPSHSPQQHPETYFLMRRSKDGFVSATGMFKIAFPWAKLDEERSEREYLKTRTETSEDEIAGNVWISPLLALELAKEYQMYDWVRALLDPTDIVQSPSSAKKQITPPPRFDLPPIEAPAILTAPRLRRGRSASPSKKSTSPRKPRQTRAMKEANAAATSAANANLQSSLELTASTVESESVTGTVHQSVEVDGDEKPAPTPKKPASASKAKRTAARAEEPEEKEDQEREKVKVDVETNAETVDEAKTSQTTVSVEMPISLPEAPSAADTEQMITKAKEMVEEAVKLQTETAEPSSAKAAQKRKTEVLSDDDEEEDEEAKTLRVKRAKVLEEKLKQERVRNRALVGVTAAFALAASIPYFF from the exons ATGGTGCGCTCATTGCCGAAGAAAAACAACCCTCTCATCCTTGCGGACGTGGCTCCTGCTT ACGATGAACTTATTTCGCGCCGTCGTCTGGGAAAGACCAACCTCGCCGTGAAACCCACCCAGGTTGGCACGTCAAATGCGACAAAGCCTGAAAACCTCGGCCCCTTCGAGTATGCACACTTGCGCGCGCCGCTGCCTAGAGACCTCAAGGGCTCCGAGATTTTCCCCTCACACTCTCCTCAACAGCATCCCGAAACCTACTTTTTGATG AGACGTAGCAAAGATGGATTTGTCAGTGCTACCGGAATGTTCAAGATTGCCTTCCCTTGGGCAAAGCTCGATGAAGAACGGTCTGAGCGGGAGTACCTGAAGACTCGGACAGAGACTAGCGAAGACGAGATCGCCGGCAATGTTTGGATCTCGCCTCTGCTTG CCCTCGAGCTAGCAAAGGAGTATCAAATGTACGACTGGGTTAGAGCCCTTCTCGATCCTACCGACATCGTTCAAAGCCCCTCGTCCGCGAAGAAGCAAATTACCCCGCCACCTCGGTTTGATTTGCCGCCGATCGAAGCCCCGGCCATTCTCACTGCACCACGCCTCCGTAGGGGACGGTCTGCTTCTCCAAGCAAGAAGTCGACCTCCCCGCGTAAGCCCCGCCAGACTCGCGCCATGAAAGAGGCCAACGCTGCGGCGACTAGTGCTGCCAACGCCAACCTTCAGTCTTCTTTGGAGTTGACGGCTTCCACCGTGGAGTCGGAATCGGTCACCGGCACCGTTCATCAGAGCGTTGAAGTGGATGGCGACGAGAAGCCCGCTCCTACCCCGAAGAAACCGGCATCCGCATCCAAGGCGAAGAGGACGGCTGCTCGTGCGGAAGAgcccgaggagaaggaggaccAGGAACgtgagaaggtcaaggtCGATGTTGAGACCAACGCGGAGACTGTTGACGAGGCCAAAACCTCCCAGACCACCGTTTCCGTTGAGATGCCTATCAGCCTTCCTGAGGCACCGTCTGCCGCCGATACCGAGCAGATGATCACCAAGGCGAAAGAAATGGTAGAAGAGGCGGTCAAGCTTCAGACCGAGACGGCAGAGCCCTCGTCGGCCAAGGCAGCCCAGAAGCGCAAGACGGAAGTGCtcagcgacgatgacgaggaagaagatgaggaagccAAGACCCTCCGTGTGAAGAGGGCCAAGGTTCTGGAGGAAAAGCTCAAGCAGGAGCGCGTGCGGAACCGTGCTCTTGTTGGCGTTACGGCTGCCTTTGCGCTTGC CGCCTCTATTCCGTATTTCTTCTAA
- the CLP1 gene encoding cleavage polyadenylation factor subunit CLP1 (COG:A;~EggNog:ENOG410PK9E;~InterPro:IPR010655,IPR027417,IPR038238,IPR038239, IPR032319,IPR028606,IPR032324;~PFAM:PF06807,PF16575,PF16573;~go_component: GO:0005849 - mRNA cleavage factor complex [Evidence IEA];~go_process: GO:0031124 - mRNA 3'-end processing [Evidence IEA]), producing the protein MSLPGLDLTQPSADREFAPAPPSQISLSKGSEWRFEVAFGTTVRVKLLAGTAELFGTELAPSQTYTFSGTKAAIYTWHGCTLEVSAGEAITGLDSLAPGGTNGTATRGLGAGGCQSEYVAEETPMIEYANVHFALETLRQEAKATGKDGPRVLILGPEDAGKTSLSKILTAYATKVGRQPLVVNLDPTEGMLSVPGTLTATAFRTMIDVEEGWGSSPMSGPSAVPVKLPLVYFYPMQNPLEADGSVYKSIVSRLALSVTGRMAEDEDARETGIIVDTPGILSQSKAGNVEMINHIVTEFAITTILVIGSERLYSIMMKNFDNKPTASASAAASDERISVIKLSKSGGCVDRDAAFMKAVSESQIRTYFFGNPIPSTASAALSLSASSSSTNVTLSPHAQQLDFGALAVYNYTIASAEEDEDEYDPSQLGTGDAFLPGGSNDVDLGQTPQEETPVAPTLPGIAGPVKETVTPAGSSNVPLKKVLPPAPTALANSLLAITHASSTASPADVRDASIMGFLYVADVDAEKGKIRVLAPVGGRVPPRAIVWGKKWPGEVVGLVG; encoded by the exons ATGTCGCTTCCCGGTCTCGATCTAACACAACCCTCGGCGGACCGCGAGTTCGCCCCCGCCCCGCCCTCTCAAATCAGCCTCTCCAAGGGCTCCGAGTGGCGGTTCGAAGTCGCCTTTGGCACGACCGTCCGCGTAAAG CTCTTAGCCGGAACCGCCGAACTCTTCGGTACCGAACTAGCCCCCTCCCAAACCTACACCTTCTCCGGCACCAAAGCAGCAATCTACACCTGGCATGGATGCACGCTAGAAGTCAGCGCCGGAGAGGCCATCACCGGCCTGGACAGCCTCGCCCCAGGCGGTACGAATGGAACAGCGACGCGCGGACTCGGCGCGGGCGGCTGCCAGAGCGAGTACGTGGCGGAGGAAACACCGATGATTGAATATGCGAACGTGCATTTTGCGCTGGAGACGTTACGACAGGAGGCCAAGGCGACGGGGAAGGATGGTCCACGGGTGCTGATCCTCGGACCTGAAGATGCGGGCAAGACGAGTCTTTCGAAGATCTTGACGGCGTATGCGACTAAGGTGGGCCGGCAGCCGCTGGTGGTCAATTTGGATCCTACGGAGGGAATGTTGAGTGTTCCGGGGACGTTGACGGCTACGGCGTTCCGGACGATGAttgatgttgaggaaggCTGGGGGAGTAGTCCTATGTCCGGGCCGAGTGCGGTGCCGGTGAAATTGCCTTTGGTGTACTTCTATCCGATGCAGAATCCGTTGGAGGCCGATGGGTCGGTGTATAAGTCTATCGTGTCGAGGTTGGCGCTGTCGGTGACGGGGAGGAtggccgaggatgaggatgctaGAGAGACGGGGATTATTGTGGATACGCCGGGGATTTTGAGTCAGAGTAAGGCTGGGAATGTCGAGATGATTAATCATATTGTGACGGAGTTTGCAA TTACGACGATTCTGGTTATTGGCTCCGAGCGACTGTACAGCATTATGATGAAGAACTTTGATAACAAGCCTACGGCTAGTGCGTCTGCAGCGGCGTCGGATGAGCGCATTTCGGTGATCAAGCTGTCCAAGTCCGGGGGTTGTGTTGATCGCGATGCGGCGTTCATGAAGGCTGTCAGCGAGTCGCAGATCCGGACATACTTTTTCGGCAACCCAATTCCCTCGACGGCATCTGCGGCGCTGTCACTGTCagcgtcgtcatcgtcgacgAATGTTACATTGTCGCCGCATGCGCAGCAGCTGGACTTTGGCGCTTTAGCGGTCTACAACTATACCATCGCCTCAGcagaggaggacgaagatgagtACGACCCGTCGCAGCTGGGTACCGGCGATGCCTTCCTCCCCGGTGGGAGCAACGACGTGGATCTGGGACAGACTCCGCAGGAAGAGACCCCGGTAGCACCGACGCTGCCTGGGATTGCCGGACCGGTGAAGGAAACGGTGACGCCGGCTGGATCGTCCAACGTGCCACTGAAGAAGGTGCTACCTCCTGCGCCGACAGCGCTGGCTAATTCGCTACTCGCCATCACACATGCAAGCTCGACGGCCAGCCCGGCGGATGTGCGCGATGCCAGCATCATGGGCTTCCTGTACGTAGCGGACGTGGACGCGGAGAAGGGCAAGATCCGAGTGCTGGCGCCGGTTGGGGGTCGCGTGCCACCGCGGGCGATTGTATGGGGGAAGAAATGGCCTGGAGAGGTGGTGGGATTAGTGGGATAA
- a CDS encoding chitin deacetylase CDA4 (CAZy:CE4;~COG:G;~EggNog:ENOG410PIQC;~InterPro:IPR002509,IPR011330;~PFAM:PF01522;~TransMembrane:2 (o12-29i41-64o);~go_function: GO:0003824 - catalytic activity [Evidence IEA];~go_function: GO:0016810 - hydrolase activity, acting on carbon-nitrogen (but not peptide) bonds [Evidence IEA];~go_process: GO:0005975 - carbohydrate metabolic process [Evidence IEA]), with translation MPRLHPTSLLLFPLRVLAIPFTTLIARIPHLRSRHRRTRTLTMLLPLLILLLILLALLPLYIIYRPPHALIRSMAEKYPDTLWEIPPPPPLPNTNKNKDTEVKEAPKEKLIALTIDDAPSAYTLDILHVLQEYDARATFFLIGSQIPGREGILHTLVKSGMELGNHAMHDEPSVSLEREVLEQEMQEVEGVIARVYEEVGVERPRDGKGVVRKWFRPGSGFFSGWMRELVRGLGYRIVLGSVYPHDAQIGWAGVNAWHVRSLVREGSIVVMHDRRSWTVEGLRRVLPVLKGRGFRVVGLGEAMGIVDAANNAGGGGGSTDGGK, from the coding sequence atgcCCCGCCTCCACCcaacctccctcctcctcttccctctccgcgTCCTCGCCATCCCATTCACAACCCTCATCGCACGCATCCCACACCTCCGCTCCCGACACCGCCGCACCCGCACCCTAACCATGCTCCTCCCAttgctcatcctcctcctcatcctcctcgccctcctacCCCTATACATAATCTACCGACCACCGCACGCACTCATCCGCTCCATGGCAGAGAAGTACCCGGATACATTATGGgagataccaccaccaccaccactgcccaacaccaacaagaACAAAGATACAGAAGTAAAAGAAGCACCGAAAGAGAAACTCATCGCCCTAACCATCGACGACGCCCCCAGCGCCTACACCCTCGACATCCTACACGTACTCCAAGAATACGACGCGCGGGCGacattcttcctcatcgggTCACAGATCCCCGGCCGGGAGGGGATACTCCACACGCTAGTGAAGAGCGGGATGGAACTCGGGAACCACGCGATGCACGACGAGCCGTCTGTGTCcctggagagggaggtgctggagcaggagatgcaggaggtggagggggtgatTGCGAGGGTGTATGAGGAGGTTGGGGTGGAACGGCCgagggatgggaagggggtggtgcGGAAGTGGTTTAGACCTGGATCGGGGTTCTTTtcggggtggatgagagagCTGGTAAGGGGGCTCGGGTATAGGATTGTGCTTGGGAGTGTGTATCCGCATGATGCGCAGATTGGGTGGGCGGGGGTGAATGCGTGGCATGTCAGGAGTTTGGTTAGGGAGGGGAGTATTGTTGTGATGCATGATCGGAGGAGTTGGACTGTagaggggttgaggagggtgttGCCGGttttgaaggggagggggtttagggttgttgggttgggggaggcGATGGGGATTGTTGATGCTGCTAAtaatgctggtggtggtggtggttctACTGATGGGGGGAAGtag
- a CDS encoding uncharacterized protein (COG:S;~EggNog:ENOG410PKK7): protein MYSTTKMSLRWRKKTHWPPSPCVEDEAVSLSRELHGLSQIGEMPGLEGVCSRGTVDQYPVLVDVFSYSSYEETTVIYEDFSRDSSSEDNVGPPTPVDEKQDPMLYLVGDDQAVSLSAPLASREKPQDPSKKPAVQRQDSTTRGRPRADTRAQRDSPPKRDTAQSSRDASRASNIRTPAVTQSKSTPSLPRRFGSVKHGRSADALTTKSGYQSDSATVKSKTKPEPVNKPAAPQTDKKSPTGLSVAERLEEKIRQRQELRAKGGSSDVPKTPSPPSTDQPSVPVELPAEPSMTPAVTTAPKSTAPQTRPRSTSTPKEPATDRRADEHEASSSAAAPAPQLPPRPGLATKPAGRSISSDKPQSTAQLPARRAVSFLDDVPQRSSSLPRTPEDIPEPPPLPRRRSSSQDAVRHRSSSQDAVRQTSPKRPFFLPPCPRSTPIAGYQDWHTVKGLPHLNICPSCMKQMRKSEFRDHFVLASPRSRGEKIRCSMSEPWTRLAWMQTLKKQLDHLELLHQVTRPPLSIKPCPGRIITEQHWYRIVDPETNMYLPQFNVCSACVRNLRVLMPQHRDTFKRSSTKQERACDFLTDSPRFVRYIDCLDIAANRADQEHMLRPDVTEFLSYARRKVVLRDCRRDRRILSTWHYMPQLPELTVCEDCYDDVVWPLVRAKHPIARKFSTSMRLLPGDGPSRCREASCQLYSPRMRAKFAEAVQSNDLMYLKQVALRRRDAEQRYRDREEELLEDASRGYDVEGEMRRNVEEWKRNE, encoded by the coding sequence ATGTATTCTACCACCAAGATGAGCTTGCGCTGGCGCAAGAAGACCCACTGGCCGCCGTCGCCATGTGTGGAAGACGAAGCTGTTTCCCTCTCCCGCGAATTACACGGATTGTCTCAAATTGGAGAAATGCCCGGACTCGAAGGTGTTTGCTCCCGCGGAACCGTCGACCAATACCCAGTCCTTGTGGATGTTTTCTCTTACTCTTCATATGAGGAGACGACCGTCATCTATGAGGACTTCAGCCGTGACAGCAGCTCTGAGGACAACGTAGGGCCGCCAACCCCGGTGGATGAGAAACAGGACCCGATGCTCTACCTTGTCGGGGATGACCAGGCAGTCTCGTTGTCCGCGCCACTTGCAAGTCGAGAGAAACCCCAGGACCCATCCAAGAAACCAGCTGTTCAGAGGCAGGACTCTACAACGCGAGGCCGCCCCAGGGCGGATACTAGAGCCCAGAGAGACAGCCCGCCTAAGAGGGATACAGCCCAGAGTTCCCGGGATGCCTCGAGAGCTTCGAACATACGCACCCCTGCCGTCACACAAAGCAAGTCTACTCCATCGTTGCCCAGAAGATTCGGGAGTGTGAAACATGGCCGCTCCGCCGACGCCCTCACCACAAAATCCGGCTACCAGTCCGACTCGGCTACAGTCAAGTCCAAGACCAAGCCTGAACCTGTGAACAAACCTGCCGCGCCTCAAACGGACAAAAAGTCGCCCACTGGACTCTCCGTGGCAGAAAggctggaagagaagatccgCCAGAGACAAGAACTTCGTGCCAAGGGAGGCTCAAGCGATGTGCCGAAGACGCCTAGTCCCCCGTCTACTGATCAACCAAGTGTCCCGGTTGAACTTCCCGCGGAGCCATCCATGACCCCTGCTGTCACTACAGCGCCGAAGAGCACCGCTCCGCAGACCCGTCCTAGGTCCACGTCGACGCCCAAGGAGCCAGCTACTGACCGCCGTGCAGATGAACATGAGGCGTCCTCCTCAGCTGCAGCCCCGGCACCACAACTTCCACCACGTCCGGGATTGGCCACTAAGCCAGCAGGCCGATCAATCTCAAGCGACAAACCTCAGTCAACCGCTCAGCTGCCAGCCCGGCGGGCCGTATCTTTCCTAGATGACGTGCCGCAGAGGTCCTCGTCGCTCCCACGGACTCCCGAGGATATTCCtgagccaccaccactaccacgcCGACGGAGCTCCTCACAGGACGCTGTTCGCCATCGAAGTTCATCGCAGGATGCTGTCCGTCAGACATCGCCCAAACGGCCGTTTTTCCTCCCGCCCTGCCCCAGATCGACTCCCATCGCCGGATACCAGGACTGGCACACGGTCAAGGGACTACCCCATTTGAATATTTGCCCGTCATGCATGAAGCAAATGCGCAAGTCGGAGTTCCGCGACCACTTCGTCCTAGCCAGTCCCCGATCCCGTGGAGAGAAAATCCGCTGCTCCATGAGCGAGCCCTGGACCCGACTGGCATGGATGCAGAcgctcaagaagcagctagACCACCTCGAGCTGCTGCACCAAGTCACACGGCCACCCCTCAGCATCAAGCCGTGCCCGGGGCGCATCATCACCGAGCAGCACTGGTACCGGATTGTGGACCCGGAAACGAACATGTACCTCCCGCAGTTCAATGTGTGCTCTGCATGCGTGCGGAACCTACGGGTCCTGATGCCGCAGCACCGAGACACCTTCAAGCGGAGCTCCACCAAACAGGAACGAGCCTGCGACTTTCTGACAGACAGCCCGCGATTTGTCCGGTACATTGACTGCCTGGACATAGCGGCCAACCGCGCCGACCAGGAGCACATGCTGCGTCCCGACGTGACCGAGTTCCTCTCGTACGCTCGACGCAAGGTAGTGTTGCGGGACTGTCGGCGGGACCGACGGATCCTCAGCACGTGGCACTACATGCCGCAACTGCCAGAGCTGACAGTGTGCGAGGACTGCTACGATGACGTGGTGTGGCCGTTGGTCCGGGCCAAACACCCCATTGCGCGCAAGTTCTCGACGTCCATGCGACTGCTCCCGGGCGACGGACCGTCTCGGTGCCGCGAAGCAAGCTGTCAGCTGTACTCCCCGCGCATGCGCGCCAAGTTCGCAGAGGCGGTACAGTCGAACGACCTGATGTATCTGAAGCAGGTGGCGCTGCGCCGGCGCGACGCCGAGCAACGCTACCGGGACCGCGAGGAGGAATTGCTGGAAGACGCGAGTCGAGGATACGAcgtggagggagagatgCGGCGCAACGTGGAGGAATGGAAGCGAAACGAGTAG
- the ZTA1 gene encoding quinone oxidoreductase family protein (COG:Q;~EggNog:ENOG410PFIW;~InterPro:IPR013154,IPR013149,IPR036291,IPR011032, IPR020843,IPR002364;~PFAM:PF00107,PF08240,PF13602;~go_function: GO:0008270 - zinc ion binding [Evidence IEA];~go_function: GO:0016491 - oxidoreductase activity [Evidence IEA];~go_process: GO:0055114 - oxidation-reduction process [Evidence IEA]): MSVPQTMKAVLVEKLGGPEVLEFKSDHPVPTPKEGQVLVKNNISGINYIDTYFRTGLYPSAKPEILGREGAGTIVALGDGPNPYNFQVGDRVAWLSTGGYAEYTAVPMAKTIKIPEGITDENLMASFLSGLTVLTLAKETYPVQKDEWVLVHAAAGGAGTLMTQVLKSIGAKVIGTAGGPEKCQLAKSLGADVVIDYRSEEGKDWVKQVKEITGGKGVDVVFDSVGKDTWEGSLESVKRKGTIVWFGNASGPVPPLPLQKLSPKCVKVARPQLFGYIETREEFEFYVNELFSLLLSNKLKAKVHKVYPLEEVAQAHTDLEGRKTTGKSMLKP; the protein is encoded by the exons atgtcCGTCCCTCAAACCATGAAGGCCGTCCTGGTCGAGAAGCTCGGCGGCCCCGAGGTCCTCGAGTTCAAGTCCGACCACCCCGTCCCCACACCCAAGGAAGGCCAAGTCCTCGTGAAGAACAACATCTCCGGCATCAACTACATCGACACGTACTTCCGCACAGGCCTCTACCCCTCCGCGAAGCCCGAGATCCTGGGTCGCGAGGGCGCCGGTACCATCGTCGCATTGGGTGACGGCCCCAACCCCTACAACTTCCAAGTCGGAGATAGGGTGGCTTGGCTCAGCACTGGCGGATATGCTGAGTACACGGCGGTGCCGATGGCCAAGACGATCAAGATCCCCGAGGGGATCACGGATGAGAACCTGATGGCTTCATTCCTGAGTGGGTTGACGGTTCTCACGTTGGCGAAGGAGACGTATCCCGTGCAGAAGGATGAGTGGGTGTTGGTGCATGCTGCGGCTGGCGGGGCGGGTACCCTGATGACGCAGGTGCTGAAGTCCATCGGCGCGAAGGTCATCGGAACGGCTGGTGGTCCTGAGAAGTGCCAGCTGGCGAAGAGTCTGGGTGCTGATGTGGTGATTGATTACCGCAGTGAGGAGGGCAAGGACTGGGTGAagcaggtgaaggagattACGGGTGGTAAGGGCGTTGATGTTGTTTTTGATTCGGTTGGCAAGGATACTTGGGAGGGAAGCTTGGAGAGCGTCAAGCGCAAGGGTACTATTGTTTGGTTTGGCAATGCTAGTGGTCCGGTGCCGCCTTTGCCTTTGCA GAAACTCTCCCCCAAGTGTGTCAAGGTCGCTCGGCCTCAGCTCTTCGGCTACATTGAGACTCGCGAGGAGTTCGAGTTCTACGTCAATGAGCTGTTCTCGCTTCTCCTGTCTAACAAGCTCAAGGCCAAGGTTCACAAGGTGTACcccttggaggaggttgccCAGGCTCACACCGAtctggaaggaagaaagaccaCCGGCAAGTCGATGCTGAAGCCTTGA